ttcttacattttgggaataaggatagtaagagaaagaagtaagagactaattggacttagtcagaatacttacttagagaaagtactaaaacgttttagtatggaaaactcaaagaagggagaactaccgatacaaagtaatgccaaattgagtaaaactcaaagtccgagtaccgaagctgagatagcagaaatgagccgagtaccatacgcttccgcagttggctcaatcatgtatgctatgacttgtactcgccctgatgtagccttcgctttgagtatggttagcagatatcaagggaatcctggcaaagcacattggattgcggtgaagaatatccttaagtaccttcggaggacgaaggaatggttcttagtcctcggagggagtgatgacttgaaggtgcgagggtatagtgacgccagctttcagaccgacagggacaactaccgttcacagtcgggctgggtctttaccctaaatggaggagcagtgacatggaagagttccaagcaggaaaccgtagctgattcaacgtgcgaatcagagtacattgcagtgagcgaagcgtcgaaggaggcaatatggctaaagaacttcatcggtgatcttggagttgtacctgccataaatgagccaatggagattttctgtgataacgaaggcgcggttgccttgaccaaggaaccgagggatcatggtagatcaagacatatcgacagaaagtatcacttcattagatatcgtgtagaagaaggacaactcgtagtgaagaggatatcatcagaagataacccagcagatccgcttacgaagggactgagtagggttaagcacttgcagcatgctaggagtattgggctgaaggatgatattagcatagattagatagtattagaaacgtgtaatagataaatgtaattaacatttgatgattaaataaaggagttttatttatgagtaatgttactatcttatgttaattgtttagctattgtttcactttgcatgttttgacttccagaataattgagtttattaggaataatcgaattgttcaaatggtccacaatcgttcatatgttgggagtagatatgaatgaagattgtcatgaattggtgtgtagaatgtctaaatggtgttagacataacaaagggttgctgcaacgttcatgagtgcttatgaactagttttgagcattggaataaacccgtgcttgctggaatcaccttatggaataagatataaaagggtgatcgcaagacgataatatcatatagtcttaaaaacctagatatatggtttgttattttgttaattggttgtacattgataatgcgaaaacgcatcagtaactcggtgttataaaacgcattgttgtgtatagttggttaatgaataagtaaatgcatataagtcgaagtttatctgtaacttttatctaagaaggtaaaagtgatatctcggccgctcaatgatttgatttgacttatgtgccgggcccggtcagaactgaattgatgtgttcgattaagttctatgtcaaataaatcagagatcgagaaacctaaatgcttgactaaccattccataggattttcAGCATGATAtataacagaggactgtacgttcccttatctaaaggacaagattgattagatcagagttgacagcgtctttgagagctacgattgcaaaccgaattgtacctgtaaatatagttactagacttatccaagtgggagactgttggaatagtgtctaaggctgcaactatattaggcaaatatttgatccggttgtgcatggtccttttgggttgccttcaccatagcaacttgataggatgatttattaagagagagtaaatattattaatatattatgagaataatataatgaataatatatttgttatttgattaatataagtcatagaattaattagaattaatttggtgacttaaagagattaattaaataaaggggtataaactgtcaattgtttgatagttaagctttagactgtaaatccattgggatatgctttggacgaattctaagagtgttaggatagccaaaatcgtccaaaggcttatctatggaatggatttggatagccttaagagaagattatccaattagggtttaggttgtaacccttaaggagtctacaagtataaatagaccccatggcatagggaattcgacacttaacctaaagtaagagaactctggtcgaattccttccctctcctctctcctaaatcattcttcttgctattggtgtttgtaagccattagaggagtgacatttgtgactctagaagctccaagacctcaagatcaacaaggaactcaaaggtatgattctagatctgtttcaatgttgttatttagcctaaatagttattagaagtcttggattcaaagcatgtttaattagaaagcctagatccgagcattagggttttgcatgcgcacataggaaagttcttatggctaaaacccatcaattacgtGGTTGTGGTAGGGGTGAAGTAGACCCCGTAACCGGTCGAAAGAGGCCGaaagggtaggccaacacccatatatgctaggcagtatgtgatttatgtgcttaGATGCTAGGATATTATATAGTAGTGGTAGGGGTAAAATagaccccgtaaccggttgaaagagaccgagtgggtaggccaacacccagatatgataGGCAGTTAcaggttgaaagagaccaaatgggtaggccaacacccagatatgctaggcagttaccggttggaaGAGACCGAATGGGTAGGCTAGCACcttgatatgctaggcagtaccggttgaaagagatcgaaggggtaggccagcacccgaaTATGCTAGGCGGTATgtttattatatggtatgtggtatgatgcgataactcactaagtttcgtgcttacggttttcagttttggtttcaagtacttcttcttcgaaaggaaaaGAGTCGGCATGATCGCAACACATTATACTATGATTTTCCCTGCATGAGATCTTTGGGAATTGTACTCTGATGATTCTTTTCTTATGACACGTTTTGGTTATTGAGATATTGGTTTTTGATTATGATATGGGATGACACTATATATGTTTTCAAATTATCATTTTTATGAATTACttaattgaaaacaaaatttttggtcttaaattttgggatgttacaaccaaTGTCCTTTTCGTTTTCCCTACCAATAATACAATAATAATGGGAATCATCTTCTCTCTCAATTTTAAACAAATTCTCTATTCCTTCATCAACATGGTCCACATAAAAGGATATTTGACCATCAGttcgataagcatcaaaaatggaACTTGTATAGTCCTTATCATTTGCAACAGACATAATGCCAAACAAAAAAGGGATTATTACATGGCTCACAGTTGTACAACTTCTTACAATCTACTTGTATGAAACGTTTGAGCTAGGTAATACACTCAAAGTATGTCATACCAGCAAAATCATGATCTCTGAATGTGTATTTGACACCATGATTATAAGAGAAAGGATGCTAAATAAATACCCCCTTTATAGTTGAGTTCCACTATAGGATAAAGCGCAAACGGGGTTCGAGGCTGACATTGCTACTACTTGGCTGCTTATTGAGTTCATTCTCTAGAGAAGTTGAAAACTTAGTTAATTCTCAAAGTTTTTGAATAACGGAATGAAAACGAAGAAGACAAGCTTTTACTCTCATTTACACTGATACGTGGCAGCGAAATATCTTATTATGTTGTTTCTAATTACCAGGTAAGCAAGGAAACCAACTTACCCTATTTCCTTGCTAAAAGTGGTGTAATTGACATCAATTTTGTATATTAACCGACctattacataaaaaaaatattttaatgatcattttgggacaaaaaccaaaaGTTTATTGTGCTATAATGTTATTTTCtcatccctattctaataaaaaatagttttaacCTCCATTTGTCAAGCGTCATTCTAATACAACACCgtcattaatattatgtcattTGTCATTTATATATATTAGGCAACTcacttcaaaatttaaatttatattttctaattatatgttaaatttgaagttataataactttaaaattttgatatatatatatatatataatatatatatatatatatatatatatatatatatatatatatatatatatatatatatatgtcttaattaataattaatagtttatttaaaaagatttatttaaaataactgattaataattataaaattttattatgaaagtttaattaattttaatggagtagtaaaaaaaattcattaacCACCAATAACTGAGTTATATGATTTGGTCGTATAATATAATTTTGCTACGAACTTACctgtaaaaactaaaaacttataTGAAGAATACATTTTTTTATTGTAAGCTAACTTTTAAATAATAAGCATATTTATTTTagaatataaaaaattatatccTAGGATGTAATTTCAAACATGTAGACTTAATTTTACACCTAAATAGTAGTAATAGAGTAATATTATATTCGAGTCACCATACATTTACATGTTATTCTCCCTCTTCCTTGCTTTGCTTTTCACGCGAAACGCACAGAGCGACACAAATACCCTCCTTTCGTCTCTCTCATCTTGTTTTTCTTACTTGGCCTCGATAACTGGCCCTGTCGTCTCCTCTTTTCTTGAGAAAAAAACTTTTTCTTTACCACATATACTCATATCTACATATCTAAATTCTATATCTTTTATGTCTTACCCCCTCTTCCCTTTCGCCCTGTCTCTATCAAGAAAaaaatagtgtgtgtgtgtgagtgtgtgtgggtGTGGGAATATCCGGACTACATTTTTGACTCTCAACTGTTTGCCCCTGTGGCTTcttgaaattagggttcttgaaaGTTTTTCGTCCATGAATCTCTCGTATTTCTCGGCGCCATTGTCTTTGCATGTCATTTTATGATCTGGGTAAATCGATCCCCACCCCATTTTTTAAAATTCGACCCGATTTCTGATCTGGGGTTCACTTCCTTTGTGCTTTACCGTTTTTCAAGAACACACCCTTTTGTGAATAATGGAAAAGCTTGATGCTTTGTATCTTGATGAGCTTAGAGTGTTTGAATTGGGGGTGTATATGGAGTGTGGTTTAGCTCATGATGGGTTGTGattcttttttaattatttaaagggGTTTGTGGTTGAGAaattgaaatctagggtttttgaagaaaaaatgGGTGTGGGTCCTGATTCTATTAAAACTAGGGTTTTGAATGTGGATAAATTGAAGGAAAGCAAGAAGAAAGAAGACGAGGTTAATGAAACAGGGTGTTGGATTAAGTTCAGATTCTTTGGAAGATGCATATCTTCAAGGTCTAAAGTTGAGAGCTCTATTAGCGGCAGTAGCACTCAATATGGTAATTTTTCAAGACTCGAATTCAGTAATTTAATTCATTGCTAAATATTTGCATAATTGAATCTTTGTTAGCTTTAATTTCTTGTCGTTGTGGTGTATTTGTGTTTATGTTAATGAAATCTTGCATTTGCTTCTAGGTAGATTGTCTTTCGATACTCTCCTTCTTTTGAAGTTTTTCATTCATTAAAATGCAATTTTAAGTTTGTAAACTCTTTTCAATATGTAGATATGGAAAAACATATTATTATTCTGTACTAAATATCTGCATAATTTTAAGTtgttaaaatgattttttcaaGGGTCAAATGAATGTTTTGGTACTAGTTGCAACAAACGAGAGTGTCAAATGGTAGATCAAATCACTTATAATAtagtaattaaaattaaaaataagaacACCATCAAAAGTGTTTCTTACACCTTCAAGTAGCAAAAGCATATCCATACACTATCACCATTGATGTTTTTAATCATATCCGATTATTCAATATCACATAACCACTTTCAAAATGGCTTAGTGCCCAAAAATAGAAATACATTTCTCAATGGGGAACAAAATTAAAGGGAAAGTGTCTCTCTTTATTTGTGGTATGACCAAAAAGGAAAGATTGCTTCTCACTtttgaattttgtttgattttgacgCGTATTTTGGTTTCTTTTTTAAGTAGAAACACATGTTTCATGTTTCGATTGTTTCTTTGACCATTTTAAAACGTATTACTAACAAACATATCATGTTCCCTACGACAATAAAAAGAAATAGTAACATGTTTTCCACACGAGTTCTAGTATTTTCAAAAATCGGTAAAAAAAACTACACGAAATAGCAACAAATTTACTCTTTTACCAATATACAATGTACTTTTTTTCTCACATTTTTTTTATCGATCACATGTAATCCCATAGTAACAACATACTTACATTTCTTTACACATAATAACAACAAACACACTAATTTACTATTCCTTGCCTATAATAGCAACTTactttactcttttttttttttttccaatttacaCAATGCGCTTTATTTTTTTACTCATAATACCAAAATACTTGCATTTCTTTATTTATAATATTAACATACTTGTGTTTTGTATACCTATAACAACAATATGTAAAGCTATAATAGCAACATACGTAGGTTTCTTTACACATAATAAGAAGGAATTTACAATTCCTTACCTATCATAGCAACATACTTATATTTCTTACCAATAATAGCAATATATTGATTCTATTGGTAAAAAAAGCGTATGTATGTTGCATATATTAATTAAACTCTTAAATAACCGATTGAAttcattaacttttttttttaaatgtgaaaCAGCGGAAAGTAAATCAACAAATGACACAAGTACAGATCAACCGGTTGTTCCATGTGCATCATCTTCAACAACTAGCAATGAGGAAAGCAATACATCGACTTTGAACATAACAGAAGAACTTAAAATTGCTTCTCAACTTAGAAAGTTTAATTTCAGTGAACTTAAATCTGCAACAAGGAATTTTAGGCCAGAGAGTTTACTTGGTGAGGGTGGATTTGGTTGTGTTTTTAAAGGATGGATCAATGAGAATGGAACTGCCCCGGTCAAACCGGGCACCGGTTTGACCGTAGCGGTCAAGACCCTTAACCATGATGGTCTACAAGGTCACAAAGAATGGCTCGTATGTAATTCTAACCctaattttttaaattatatttttagcttatggAAAGTAGAGGTGGGGAAATTGGTGGGTTGGATAATGGATCAAAACGGGTCGGTTTGACCCATCAAGTTTTTAGGTTTTAACTATTTGACCTTTTGGAGATGAAATATAgggatatgattttttttatgagTAAATTATAAATTTCGtccaatttttgaaattttcttgAAGTCGTCTTTAAGTTTTCATTTTGTGGTGAATTTAGGCTCTTACAATGAAATGCAAGTCTTAAATTGGaccaaacttgtaattttgagtAAAGCACATGGACCAAATCCGCAACAACATGCAAACTTAAGGATAACATCGTGAAGATTTCAAAGAGTGGACCAAACTTGTGATTTTAAGTAAAGTACATGGACCAAAAGGCGATCTAATTGTTAAATAAAAAGAGTATATGATGGTCGTATTTGTGATTATCCCTAAAATATTACCCAAACTGATACGAAACCATGTGTATTTAATGATAATATGGTTGACTTTTTTTATATATTCTTTTTGGTTTGTGATAGGCGGAAGTTAACTTTCTTGGAGACCTCCTACATCCAAATTTGGTTAAATTAATTGGTTATTGCATCGAGGATGACCAAAGGCTGCTTGTTTATGAGTTTATGCCACGTGGAAGCTTGGAAAATCATTTGTTCAGAAGTATGTCGTGTTTTTTATTCTATGTTGTGGTTCTTTCTATTAATAGAAAGTCTTAAACATTTTCTTGAATTTTATAGGGTCGTTGCCACTTCCATGGGCAATGAGGATGAAAATCGCACTTGGTGCTGCAAAGGGTCTTGCTTTTCTTCACGAGGAAGCAGAAAGACCCGTTATTTATCGtgattttaaaacatcaaatattttACTCGATGCGGTTTGTGGCTCTTTAAATTCCTAACTACACCTTTTTTGATTAATTTCTATAACAAGGATgagaagggcatttacgtcttttcacATAGACAAGAAATTGTTATGGCATGAGTCACCTTTTTGGATGTGACAAGACAAAAATCCACTTTTTTGCTTTTGTTCCATTGACATTAGTATTCTAGAAAGGATgaggagggcatttatgtctttttgcACTTGCACCGACAAGAAATTTGTAGGAGTCTAGAGTTGTTGTCCCACCACCTTTTTGGGTGGGGgacaaaaagacaaaaaaaagccCACCTTTTTAGGTGGGAGTGAGatagaaaacaaaaatttgtAGTTTTTGTCCCATTGACATCAGACACACAGTATTATCAGTATCAGTCTAATCCACACCAAACACAGTACAACAATAGTCTTATTGTGACCGTCATGACTTATTTTCAGGACTATAATGCAAAACTTTCCGATTTTGGACTTGCGAAAGACGGTCCGGAAGGCGATAAGACCCACGTGTCGACTCGTGTGATGGGTACATATGGTTATGCTGCCCCTGAGTATGTCATGACAGGTGCGTTATTTTCCTTCAAGGGTTATAagcaagaaatagcaacctacttttattgattttgtttattatatatatatatatatatatatatatatatatatatatatatatatatatatatatatatatatatatatatatatatatatatatataccatattTTCAATTcttcctattacaacattgtGCTTTAAAAAATCTACCCATTTATAGTAATGTCAACCAAATACAAAACAATTTTCAGTGCTACAGTTGGGTAGTCTTTTCAAAGTATAAATCtcctaataaaaaaaatattgaaattaGAATGCTATATTTAGGTAAAGTACAATGCCtatataataaaaagaaaatgaaagtaAAATGTGGTAATAGAAAGTCTGTTGCTATTTTAGATTTTCGAAGTATCGTGTTCTGATAAGAAGAAAATTGAAAAGTACAACgttataatacacaaataaacgAAAGTATGCTTCTGTTTTAGATTTTTCACAGTATGTCCTAATAAGAAGAAAATTGAAAATACAATGTTATAGTCAGGATGCTATGTAAtataatgtcctaataagaaaaattgaaagcataatgtcctaatagaaaaaaaaaaaaaaaaaacaaaaaaaaaaaaaaaaaacaaaagtaggatgctatataatacacaaataagcaaaagtacattgctattttttactttttaaagtacaatgtccCAATAAGAAGAAATCGAAAGCACAATGCTGCAATCAGATAACATTTTCAAATTACTCTACCCaagcaagaaaaaaaaatcttgcTTTCCAATTCAAGGGTAGAAAGGTCATTTCTTTTTTCCAACT
The genomic region above belongs to Lactuca sativa cultivar Salinas chromosome 4, Lsat_Salinas_v11, whole genome shotgun sequence and contains:
- the LOC111906807 gene encoding serine/threonine-protein kinase PBL34 translates to MGVGPDSIKTRVLNVDKLKESKKKEDEVNETGCWIKFRFFGRCISSRSKVESSISGSSTQYAESKSTNDTSTDQPVVPCASSSTTSNEESNTSTLNITEELKIASQLRKFNFSELKSATRNFRPESLLGEGGFGCVFKGWINENGTAPVKPGTGLTVAVKTLNHDGLQGHKEWLAEVNFLGDLLHPNLVKLIGYCIEDDQRLLVYEFMPRGSLENHLFRRSLPLPWAMRMKIALGAAKGLAFLHEEAERPVIYRDFKTSNILLDADYNAKLSDFGLAKDGPEGDKTHVSTRVMGTYGYAAPEYVMTGHLTSKSDVYSFGVVLLEMITGRRSMDKNRPNGEHNLVEWARPYLGERRRFYRLIDPRLEGRFSIRGAQKAAQLATLCLSRDPKARPLMSEVHEALKPLPNLKDMACSSPYFQAMQSERTGSRNGNGNGNGIGNGGGKGQGGRSLSISNSPYHQNQAYRSPKPGR